The genomic region ATGTTTCCCTTCCATGAGGATGACTGTCCAAATAGACTTCCCTCATTTTTTTCTGTGAGACATGCGTATAAATCTGTGTTGTCGAAAGCGACACATGCCCCAACAGTTCCTGGACAACCCTTATGGATGCCCCGTTGTCAAGCAAATGGGTAGCATAGGTATGCCGCAGGACATGCGGCGTAAATCTCTTCTGCCAGCCAAAAGCAAGACGCTGTGCTTCAAAAATACTCTCAACAGTTGAAATCGACAACCTTTTTCCTTTGTCTGATACAAAGAAAATGTCCAGATCCGACTTTCCCTTGATCCCCTTGAGTCTTTGCAGGACACTTCTCTGGGAAAGGTAGTACCGGGCAAGTTCCCTGCAATGGTCCGTCAGGTAAACTTTTCTCTGCTTGCTTCCTTTTCCCATGACAAGGAAACCATCGGCTTCCAGGTCAACATCCCGTACGTTGAGAGGCAGCAATTCCCCTATCCTGCAACCGGTGTCGTAGAGCATCGTAAACAGCAGTACGTTCCTTAATTTCGGGAAGGTATCTGTCGGCTGACTGAGCAGACGATGTACTTCCTCGACAGTAAGGACCGTCGGAAGCGGTCGTCCTGTCCCCCTGGTTGATACTGAAGAAAACGGATTATGTTCCGTATAGCCATGTTTGCGGCAATAGGTAAAGAACCCTCGCAGACAACTGATTTTTCTGGCTATGCTCCGTTTTGACAGATGTTGTCCCTCCAGCAGTCCAAGATACAGTATGGCATCCCCGTCAGCAACGGCAGCAATATCAATCTGCTTATCAGCCAGAAAAGCCAAGAACTGTCTGATATCATTCCCATAGGCTTCCAGCGTATTAGGACTACGTGAGCCGACAGCTTTCAGCACATCAAGATATTCTCCAAGCAATCCATACCCATCCATGATTTTTCCATTCTATCATTGCATAAGGACTCTCACAAGCCAGAAGGGCATGTCTCTTTCATCGGTAAACCTTGCAATCTTGCCAAGTCCTCATAGCCATGTACCATAATTGCACCATCATCAAACAACTGCTTGGATCCTCTGCAGAACATCCGTCCGTCGACCCCACACTGATGGACATAGCATTCAATGCCAGAATCCAAGGCTTCCTGCACACAGGACAGGGATCCGCTTCGCTGCGATGCCTGCAGCACGACAAGACAGGATGCCAAGCCGACCAACAACGTAGCCCCGTTTCTCCTTGCCCCCGGCTGGGAGTTCCCCATCCAAGGTTCCATGCACGATACCGTAGCAACACCAGATCGATGTCTGCAATGGTCCAATCCACAACCGGCGACCCTGACAGGCACCGTGCCCCCTGCAGCAATACCGGCAAGCATCCGGGAACCGCAGGTCCCTTCTCCTGTCAGTACTACCGAAATTCCATTGAAAGAAAGGGCCCGTGAGAAACCATAGGCACAGCAAAGTACGTCATCATAGGCAGTATCACTGCACGTCAAGGCAACAGCCATACCGCAGGTTGACGGAAACGGAGCGTCAGATGTAAGCCGATACGGAGGATGTGCAAGCCTGTAGAGACCTTCAGGATATCCATCCTCTCCGCAGAAAGCTACCCTGTAATTCCTAAAGCTGTCCAACCGTGCAGAAATATCGGGAAATGATCGGTGGGAGACTATCAATGACTCGATTTCAGCAACACAGAGATCCTGTTTCTCAAATACAGGCTTCAGCTGTTCCTGTTCAAAAGGAAGCAACGACAACAGCAGTTTTCTTTCCCTATCCATGTCCTGTTATACAAAAAAGACAGGAAAACGGTTGTGTCAGACCAGGAAACTGAAAATGAGTTTCAAAAGCAACAGTGCCATTACGATCAGCATGATCGGCTTGACAATTGCAACACCTTTCCTGATTGCCATGCCAGCACCCAGATATGAACCGGCAATCTGGCATGCAGCACAGGGGATTGCAATAAGATAATCAATGTTGCCATTGAGGATGAATGTTGCCAAAGCCGCAACGTTGCTGGCCAAGTTGACAATCTTTGTCGTACCGCAGGAAGTGACGATATCAAGTCCGATCAAGGCAGAAAAAAGGAAAGTAAGGAAAACACCGGTTCCAGGTCCGAAAAAACCGTCATAGAATCCGATGAGCAGGCAGGCTATGCAGCATATGAAGTAAGTAAGCGGACCATCTGCCATCCGTCTCTTTGCAACCCCGAAGTCCTTTTTCAACAGCGTAAAGGCTGCTATGACAGGGACCAGCACCACCATCAGATACCGCAGGAACGTATCTGAAGCCTGGAGTGCCACATGGGCTCCGACAGCGGAACCGACAAGGCTGAAGATGACAGCGAAGGTTCCCAATTTCATCTCAACTTGTCCGGCTCTGATATAACGTATCGCAGCCACCGTCGTACCGCTGGTAGAGGCAAACTTGTTGTTTCCCAATGCCAGATGAGGCGGCATTCCCAATGCCATGTAGGAAGTAAGGGAAATCAAGCCGCCGCCGCCTGCAATTGAATCAACGAAACCGGCAAGGAAAATAAGAGGACATAATATGATAAGCATCTTCGGATCCATTCACTCGTGCTCCCGTACAGGCTTATCAGATGCAAGGTCCTTGTGATATCTGGCATACGCCTGTTTCCTGTCAGTATCATCGACGTGAGTATATATCTGCGTCGTCTGGATGTCACTATGGCCAAGCAGTTCCTGGACGACCCGAAGGTCAGCCCCGCCTTGCAGCAGGTGAGTTGCAAAGCAATGCCGGAGCGTATGGACATGCAGGAATGGAAGATCAGCCTGAAGTGCATACATTTCCAATCTCTTGCTTACAGCCTGACGTGTCAGTCCTGTTCCCCGCCTGCCAAGGAATACAAGCGGGTTCTTTTTCCCTCCGGTCAGCAGGGGACGGGATTCAGCGAAATACAAATCCATATATTTCTGGGCTACTTCACCTACCGGTATCGTCCGCATCTTCCTGCCTTTGCCTACTATGGTAACGGCGTTCTTCTGATAATCAGGCAATCGCAATGAGATAGCCTCGCTTATCCGCAGTCCACAGCTATAAATAAGCTCAAACAAGGCCCTGTCCCTGATAGAAAGGGAATCTGTAAGGGGAATCACGGCAAACAGATGGTCTATTTCTTCTTTTGAGGCAACTTCAGGAAGTTTCCGGTGTACTTTGATGGCATCGAGCAATTCAAGGGGATTATCAGTGCGATATCTATGGGAAACCAGGAAACCTGCAAAACTTCGCAAGGCAGACATATCCTTTGCCTTGGTCCGGTCACAGAGCTGTCGCTGGTTGTCGCAACTGACCATGTAGCCTTCCACATCCCTTGATGCAAAATCATCGACATCTTTTCCGATTGAGACTAGATAAGCAAGGAACGTAGAGACTTCCCGCAGATAGTCAGCGACGGTCACGTCAAGCAACCGCCGCTGATATGCCAGATAATCACGATAGTCTTCGAGGATCTGGTCCCGATAGATAGAGAGAGGCATTTATTTCTTGTCCACCTTCTGGTACCGCAGTACAGCCGGTATATTGTAGTCATCCTGCTCACCGCCATTTGCCTGGGCACCGATACGCTGCTGCAGATCCTGCCAACGATTGACTGTTATTGTCTCGACTCCCGACGGAGCTTTCTTTTCTCCATCTTCACCAGTTTCCTTTTCTTTCTTTTCAGCGCTTTCATCCGAAGTAGTCTCGACCCCCTTCTTGGTCTTCTCCGCCGTAGCCGAAGGGAACAGATGTTCTCCTACGCTCTCTGGTCCGGCTTCAAAGCCAGTGGCAACAACCGTTACCTTGACTTTGTCTCCAAGTTCAGAATTGAAGGACTGTCCTGCAATGATCAAGGCATCTTCAGCACATTTCTCGGTAATCAGTTCCACTACATCCTGATATTCCTGGATTGTCAGGGAGTCAGAACCGGCAAGATTGACCAAGACGCTCTTTGCTCCCTGGATGGAAGCATTTGCAAGCAACGGATTGGAAATGGCCTGGCGGGCAGCGTCGACGGCACGGTTGGCACCTTCCCC from Spirochaetia bacterium harbors:
- a CDS encoding tyrosine-type recombinase/integrase, whose protein sequence is MDGYGLLGEYLDVLKAVGSRSPNTLEAYGNDIRQFLAFLADKQIDIAAVADGDAILYLGLLEGQHLSKRSIARKISCLRGFFTYCRKHGYTEHNPFSSVSTRGTGRPLPTVLTVEEVHRLLSQPTDTFPKLRNVLLFTMLYDTGCRIGELLPLNVRDVDLEADGFLVMGKGSKQRKVYLTDHCRELARYYLSQRSVLQRLKGIKGKSDLDIFFVSDKGKRLSISTVESIFEAQRLAFGWQKRFTPHVLRHTYATHLLDNGASIRVVQELLGHVSLSTTQIYTHVSQKKMREVYLDSHPHGRET
- a CDS encoding TSUP family transporter, yielding MDPKMLIILCPLIFLAGFVDSIAGGGGLISLTSYMALGMPPHLALGNNKFASTSGTTVAAIRYIRAGQVEMKLGTFAVIFSLVGSAVGAHVALQASDTFLRYLMVVLVPVIAAFTLLKKDFGVAKRRMADGPLTYFICCIACLLIGFYDGFFGPGTGVFLTFLFSALIGLDIVTSCGTTKIVNLASNVAALATFILNGNIDYLIAIPCAACQIAGSYLGAGMAIRKGVAIVKPIMLIVMALLLLKLIFSFLV
- a CDS encoding tyrosine-type recombinase/integrase, which codes for MPLSIYRDQILEDYRDYLAYQRRLLDVTVADYLREVSTFLAYLVSIGKDVDDFASRDVEGYMVSCDNQRQLCDRTKAKDMSALRSFAGFLVSHRYRTDNPLELLDAIKVHRKLPEVASKEEIDHLFAVIPLTDSLSIRDRALFELIYSCGLRISEAISLRLPDYQKNAVTIVGKGRKMRTIPVGEVAQKYMDLYFAESRPLLTGGKKNPLVFLGRRGTGLTRQAVSKRLEMYALQADLPFLHVHTLRHCFATHLLQGGADLRVVQELLGHSDIQTTQIYTHVDDTDRKQAYARYHKDLASDKPVREHE